The Desulfovibrio sp. UIB00 genome has a window encoding:
- the secG gene encoding preprotein translocase subunit SecG: MQTLILTLHIIVCVLLVILVLLQAGKEGMGVIFGGGNSSVFGSGGAGGILAKLTALMAVIFVITSLSYTLVTSSRPSSQSTILDVKIEEPAAPRPAAPAVKPGAEATPAPVVPAAPAEQKAPAPAAQ, encoded by the coding sequence GTGCAGACTCTCATTCTTACGCTGCATATCATTGTGTGCGTGTTGCTGGTTATTCTTGTGCTGCTTCAGGCGGGCAAGGAAGGCATGGGCGTGATTTTTGGCGGTGGCAACAGCTCTGTGTTCGGCAGCGGCGGCGCAGGCGGCATTCTTGCCAAACTGACTGCCCTGATGGCCGTGATTTTTGTTATCACGTCGCTCAGCTACACCCTCGTGACCAGCTCGCGTCCTTCCAGTCAGTCTACGATTCTTGACGTGAAGATTGAAGAACCTGCTGCTCCCAGGCCCGCCGCCCCGGCTGTTAAGCCCGGTGCGGAAGCGACCCCGGCTCCTGTGGTGCCCGCTGCTCCTGCCGAGCAGAAGGCCCCGGCGCCTGCGGCTCAATAA
- the tpiA gene encoding triose-phosphate isomerase translates to MQKIFAANWKMYKTRAQAAQSASDLAKGLGNMPAGQDVVVFAPFTSISCVSDAFKGVAALSAGGQNCYPAEEGAFTGETSPAMLLDAGASWVLTGHSERRHIMGEDDALVARKTIFALEHGLKVLFCIGETLDEREAGKLNTVLERQLAAVFSAMPENLRGAALVGKLAIGYEPVWAIGTGKVAGPEEVLDAHAVTRALLKKLVGETADMLPILYGGSVKPNNAAGLMALDNVDGLLVGGASLEAQSFLQIIGA, encoded by the coding sequence ATGCAAAAAATATTTGCCGCCAACTGGAAGATGTATAAAACCCGCGCTCAGGCTGCCCAAAGCGCAAGCGATCTGGCCAAAGGCCTCGGAAACATGCCTGCGGGGCAGGATGTGGTTGTTTTTGCACCCTTTACGTCCATAAGCTGCGTGTCAGACGCTTTCAAGGGCGTTGCGGCGCTTTCGGCGGGCGGACAGAACTGCTATCCCGCAGAAGAAGGGGCTTTTACGGGCGAAACTTCGCCCGCCATGCTGCTTGACGCTGGCGCAAGCTGGGTGCTGACCGGGCATTCCGAGCGGCGGCACATCATGGGCGAGGATGATGCCCTTGTAGCCCGCAAAACAATTTTTGCCCTTGAGCACGGCCTCAAGGTGCTGTTCTGCATTGGCGAAACACTTGACGAGCGCGAAGCTGGCAAGCTGAACACCGTGCTTGAGCGCCAGCTCGCCGCAGTTTTTTCGGCCATGCCCGAGAACCTGCGCGGAGCGGCCCTTGTGGGCAAGCTCGCCATTGGCTACGAGCCTGTGTGGGCCATTGGCACGGGCAAGGTTGCCGGGCCGGAAGAAGTGCTCGATGCCCACGCCGTCACGCGGGCCTTGCTGAAAAAACTTGTGGGTGAAACCGCAGACATGCTGCCCATTCTTTATGGCGGCAGCGTTAAGCCAAACAATGCCGCAGGGCTTATGGCCCTTGACAACGTGGACGGCCTTCTGGTAGGTGGAGCGTCTTTAGAAGCGCAAAGCTTCTTACAAATTATCGGGGCCTAA
- the rimI gene encoding ribosomal protein S18-alanine N-acetyltransferase, with the protein MNASTVRDERLQMLGPQHAAAMYEIERQCFPLPWSEEQCAAAFGQKAFSALGMFRHEALIGYISVYHTLDELEILNLAVLPDERRRGYGRRILGVVLRLARKMAINKILLEVRVGNRPAICLYESCGFKREGVRKKYYTDTGEDALIYLCSI; encoded by the coding sequence ATGAATGCTTCCACAGTGCGGGACGAACGCCTTCAAATGCTTGGGCCGCAGCATGCCGCCGCCATGTACGAGATTGAGCGCCAGTGCTTTCCTCTGCCCTGGTCAGAAGAGCAGTGCGCTGCCGCCTTTGGGCAAAAGGCTTTTTCGGCACTGGGAATGTTTCGGCATGAGGCGCTGATTGGCTATATATCAGTATATCACACGCTGGATGAACTGGAAATACTCAATCTTGCAGTTTTGCCGGATGAACGTCGCAGAGGTTACGGACGGCGTATATTGGGCGTGGTCTTGCGCCTTGCGCGTAAAATGGCTATAAACAAAATCTTGCTTGAAGTCAGGGTGGGCAACAGGCCCGCTATTTGTCTGTATGAGAGTTGCGGTTTCAAGCGAGAGGGCGTGCGCAAAAAGTATTATACCGATACTGGCGAAGACGCGCTCATTTATCTTTGTTCCATCTGA
- a CDS encoding NUDIX hydrolase produces the protein MKISLYPLLGNTPDLQEVVDHNNIPLCIMRGEDILRQNLRHRAVGLLVRDRLGRALLTHRPGLGWGFSSFGRLPAGQSSEHKAQELFNSDWNHEGRILPLGVSPPGPDNFNAFVALYEGRMPSSLAAAAVRDPDQHMLVDYDELRGLGVHFGELLSPFLRQAVQSGLVRPR, from the coding sequence ATGAAAATCAGCCTTTATCCTTTATTAGGCAACACTCCTGACTTGCAGGAGGTTGTAGACCACAACAACATACCCCTGTGCATCATGCGCGGCGAGGACATACTGCGGCAGAACCTGCGGCACCGGGCAGTGGGCCTGCTCGTGCGCGACCGGCTTGGGCGCGCCCTGCTGACGCACCGCCCTGGCCTTGGCTGGGGATTTTCGTCCTTCGGGAGGCTGCCCGCCGGGCAATCAAGCGAGCACAAGGCGCAGGAGCTGTTTAACAGCGATTGGAACCACGAAGGGCGCATACTGCCGCTCGGCGTTTCCCCACCGGGGCCGGACAACTTTAATGCTTTTGTGGCGCTGTATGAGGGCCGCATGCCCTCCTCGCTGGCTGCCGCCGCCGTGCGCGACCCGGATCAGCACATGCTGGTCGATTATGATGAATTGCGGGGCCTTGGAGTACACTTTGGCGAACTGCTTTCGCCCTTTTTGCGGCAGGCGGTGCAGTCTGGCCTTGTGCGCCCGCGCTGA
- a CDS encoding inositol monophosphatase has product MFASQDILQGCLEIVRQSGDIVREHWAKPSNVRHKGRIDLVTQTDLAVEAFLKEKLANLVPGAAFMAEESSESEKEPDGLCWIIDPVDGTTNFVHRIPQVATSVALWNKDHVELGVVNIPMMNECFSAQRGQGAYLNGAPVSVSKAENLGDALVATGFPYDFSGRLDRILERLSLVLPKSQGLRRIGAAAVDMAYVACGRLDMFYEEGLKPWDFAAGLLLVKEAGGKVTNLRGEALHFGDVLMASNGLVHQEAVDLLGPTAV; this is encoded by the coding sequence ATGTTTGCATCACAGGATATCTTGCAGGGATGTCTGGAAATTGTGCGCCAGAGCGGCGACATCGTGCGCGAGCACTGGGCAAAGCCCAGCAACGTACGCCACAAGGGCCGCATTGATCTGGTCACGCAGACAGATCTGGCGGTGGAAGCTTTTTTGAAGGAAAAACTGGCAAACCTTGTGCCCGGCGCCGCTTTTATGGCTGAGGAAAGCAGCGAGAGCGAGAAGGAACCGGACGGCCTGTGCTGGATCATCGATCCGGTGGACGGCACCACCAACTTTGTGCACCGCATCCCGCAGGTGGCTACTTCGGTAGCGCTGTGGAACAAGGATCATGTGGAACTTGGCGTGGTCAACATTCCCATGATGAACGAATGCTTCAGCGCGCAGCGCGGTCAGGGCGCGTACCTCAACGGTGCGCCGGTAAGCGTGAGCAAGGCTGAAAATCTTGGCGATGCGCTGGTGGCCACGGGCTTTCCCTATGACTTTAGCGGGCGGCTCGACAGAATACTGGAACGCCTCTCCCTTGTGCTGCCCAAAAGCCAGGGCCTGCGGCGCATCGGTGCGGCGGCGGTGGATATGGCCTATGTGGCCTGCGGCAGGCTGGATATGTTTTATGAAGAAGGGCTGAAACCCTGGGATTTTGCTGCTGGCTTGCTGCTGGTAAAAGAAGCCGGGGGCAAGGTAACCAATTTGCGCGGCGAGGCCTTGCATTTTGGTGATGTGCTCATGGCCTCCAATGGCCTGGTGCATCAGGAAGCTGTTGATCTGCTTGGCCCCACAGCCGTATAA
- a CDS encoding rod shape-determining protein, producing MILRRFFRFLSKDIAMDLGTANTLLYTRADGIVINEPSVVAIDTHKNSVLAVGASAKEYLGRTPQRIKAVRPMKDGVIADFDITREMISYFVRKAITGLRLVKPSMVICIPTGITQVEKRAVIDSAILAGAADVAMVEEPMAAAIGADLPIHEPLGNLVLDIGGGTSEVAVITMAGIANAQSVRVAGDAMNMAVQRYMRDVFRMEVGDNTAENVKKILGSAMPMPNAPVLEVSGKDLVRGAPRVVKVTEGHVREALREPVLAILGAVMRALEKTPPELAADIYRNGMLMAGGGSLLKGLDQFIARETRLKVFVDKDPLTTVLRGTARAMLDRQLYHSVFIN from the coding sequence ATGATTCTACGGCGTTTCTTCAGATTCTTGTCCAAAGACATTGCCATGGATCTTGGCACAGCCAACACCCTGCTCTACACTAGGGCGGATGGCATTGTGATCAATGAACCATCGGTGGTGGCCATAGACACGCACAAGAATTCTGTTCTCGCCGTAGGCGCTTCAGCCAAGGAATATCTGGGGCGCACGCCCCAGCGCATCAAGGCCGTGCGTCCCATGAAGGACGGCGTCATCGCTGATTTCGACATCACCCGCGAAATGATCTCCTACTTTGTGCGCAAGGCCATTACCGGGCTGCGGCTGGTCAAGCCATCCATGGTTATCTGCATTCCAACGGGCATCACCCAGGTGGAAAAACGCGCGGTCATCGACTCGGCCATTCTGGCAGGCGCTGCCGATGTGGCCATGGTCGAGGAACCCATGGCGGCGGCGATCGGCGCTGACCTGCCCATTCATGAGCCTCTGGGTAATCTGGTGCTCGACATTGGCGGCGGCACAAGCGAGGTGGCTGTTATCACCATGGCGGGCATTGCCAACGCGCAGTCTGTGCGCGTGGCTGGCGATGCCATGAATATGGCCGTGCAACGCTACATGCGCGATGTTTTTCGCATGGAAGTTGGCGACAACACAGCGGAAAACGTGAAGAAGATTCTTGGTTCCGCCATGCCCATGCCCAATGCTCCGGTGCTCGAAGTTTCGGGCAAGGATCTGGTGCGCGGCGCGCCCCGCGTGGTCAAGGTGACGGAAGGGCATGTGCGCGAAGCTTTGCGCGAGCCCGTGCTGGCAATCCTTGGCGCAGTGATGCGCGCGCTGGAAAAAACACCGCCGGAACTGGCTGCGGATATTTACCGTAACGGCATGCTTATGGCTGGCGGCGGTTCGCTGCTCAAGGGGCTGGATCAGTTTATCGCCAGAGAAACGCGCCTCAAGGTTTTTGTGGACAAAGACCCACTGACCACCGTGCTGCGCGGCACGGCCCGTGCCATGCTTGACCGCCAATTGTACCATTCTGTCTTTATTAACTAG
- a CDS encoding GAF domain-containing protein, which translates to MTANSVEKHILSIVCSVFDAYSVVLFLPDEEGEAHHLAAAFSLGERIASNASVLPGKGLVGWIVRNRQPLLVPNFDQRQSNLGYYTGGEEANIKAFMGCPVPTGGALCVDSKRQYSFSDKDHKILQMFAELISRQQGSTGRQELAGDIPRYFAELSVIQDLRFRYKRWPQFLQNYLRIMVEATGFDYCAFASVDEPGETYCVESESARLLLTGEEPLILPMGSGITGWVFRNDQPVIAEGVEGAPATVLFGKLPDMPDFQAAICMPVMVNKSTRGVLCLAHTNPRQIDESLRSFVRQSVDHLALFLENLYLKMRLRTMLPRARVHNDGPQAYDPDTAPIPPTKEY; encoded by the coding sequence ATGACCGCCAACTCTGTTGAAAAGCATATTCTGAGCATCGTTTGCAGCGTTTTTGACGCTTATTCCGTAGTCCTTTTTCTGCCTGACGAAGAAGGCGAAGCGCACCACCTTGCAGCTGCCTTCAGCCTGGGGGAAAGGATAGCGTCCAACGCATCGGTGCTGCCCGGCAAGGGCCTTGTCGGCTGGATTGTTCGCAACCGGCAACCTCTGCTTGTGCCGAATTTTGACCAGCGCCAGAGCAACCTTGGCTACTACACCGGCGGCGAAGAGGCCAACATCAAGGCCTTTATGGGCTGCCCCGTGCCCACTGGCGGCGCGCTCTGCGTTGACAGCAAGCGGCAGTACTCTTTTTCAGACAAAGACCACAAGATCCTGCAAATGTTCGCAGAGCTTATTTCGCGCCAGCAGGGTTCCACCGGACGGCAGGAGCTTGCGGGGGATATTCCGCGTTATTTTGCGGAATTGTCCGTTATTCAGGATCTGCGCTTTCGTTACAAGCGCTGGCCCCAGTTTTTGCAAAACTATCTGCGCATCATGGTTGAAGCCACGGGCTTTGACTACTGCGCCTTTGCCTCGGTGGACGAACCGGGCGAAACATATTGCGTTGAGAGCGAATCTGCCCGCCTGCTGCTGACCGGCGAAGAACCGCTTATCCTGCCCATGGGCAGCGGCATTACAGGCTGGGTTTTTCGCAACGATCAGCCAGTGATCGCCGAAGGCGTCGAGGGCGCGCCCGCCACGGTGCTGTTTGGCAAACTGCCGGATATGCCTGATTTTCAGGCTGCCATATGCATGCCGGTTATGGTCAACAAAAGCACGCGCGGCGTACTTTGCCTTGCGCACACCAATCCTCGCCAGATAGACGAATCCCTGCGCAGTTTTGTTCGTCAGTCTGTGGATCATCTGGCCCTGTTTCTGGAAAATCTGTATCTCAAAATGCGGCTCAGAACCATGTTGCCCAGAGCGCGGGTGCATAACGACGGCCCCCAGGCCTATGACCCCGACACCGCGCCCATTCCGCCAACAAAAGAATACTAA